One window from the genome of Planctomycetota bacterium encodes:
- a CDS encoding HAD-IIB family hydrolase — MPALFSDVDGTLLGDDELLTELRDALEPSDVTLVLNSSRPVPSLLESLANVPHLPRPKFIIGAMGTQIAHADDKLIDDFNEVFGSWSRDPFDALADELGLARHDEKYQTPLKASFDISDGQSFDDIRRLVEQRGLDAKLVHSGGDDIDFLPPGAGKLTAIGFLCVRLALDPRRGEVAVAGDSGNDIDMFDAPLRGIVVANAEDALKTAAPAGEFVYHAQRRMAGGVLDGLRHFGLL, encoded by the coding sequence ATGCCCGCGCTTTTCTCTGACGTCGATGGCACGCTGCTTGGGGACGATGAACTTCTGACCGAACTCCGCGACGCGTTGGAGCCGAGCGATGTGACGCTGGTGCTCAACTCGTCGCGGCCGGTGCCGTCGTTGCTCGAGTCTCTGGCGAACGTCCCACACCTGCCGCGGCCGAAGTTCATCATCGGCGCGATGGGCACCCAGATCGCACACGCCGACGACAAGCTCATCGACGACTTCAACGAAGTCTTCGGCAGTTGGTCACGCGACCCGTTCGACGCCCTCGCCGACGAGCTCGGCCTGGCCCGGCACGACGAGAAGTATCAGACCCCGCTCAAGGCCAGCTTCGACATCTCCGACGGCCAGAGCTTCGACGACATCCGCCGACTCGTCGAGCAACGCGGCCTCGACGCCAAGCTCGTTCACTCCGGCGGTGACGACATCGACTTCCTCCCGCCCGGTGCGGGCAAGCTGACGGCGATAGGGTTCCTGTGCGTCCGCCTAGCACTTGATCCCCGCCGCGGCGAGGTCGCGGTCGCCGGCGACAGCGGCAACGACATCGACATGTTCGACGCCCCGCTGCGCGGCATTGTCGTTGCCAACGCCGAGGACGCGCTCAAGACCGCCGCCCCCGCCGGTGAGTTCGTCTATCACGCCCAGCGCCGCATGGCCGGCGGCGTGCTCGACGGGCTGCGGCATTTCGGACTTCTCTGA